In Caulobacter sp. X, the sequence ACCCCCGCCCTGATGCTGACGGCCATGAGTCGGATCGCCGATCGTGTCGAGGCGCTGGAGAACGGGGCCGACGACTATCTGATCAAGCCCTACGCTTTCTCCGAACTGCACGCGCGCTTGAACCTGATCGCGCGCCGGGCCAGCGTGGCCCGGCCCGAAAAGGCGCTGGTGGTGCTGGACCTGGAACTGGACCTGCAAAGACGCGTCGTGCGGCGCGGCGGCAAGCGCTTGGACCTGCAGCCGCGCGAGATCACGATGCTGGAGGTGCTGATGCGCAACCCCCATCGTTTCATGACCCGCGCCATGCTCCTCGAAGCGGTCTGGGAGCTTGGCTTCAATCCACGCACCAACATCGTCGAGACCCACATCAGCCGCCTGCGCGCCAAGCTGAACGCCGGCTTCGCCACCGACGCGATCATCACTCAGCGCGGGTCGGGCTACATGATCCGCAGCGAATGATCCGGCTCTTTCCTCGATCGACCAGGGGCCTTGTCCTTCTGATCGCCGGGTTGCTGTCGCTGGCCACCCTGATCCTGGGCCTGATCGTCTATCGCGTCTCGCACGAGGCGCTCGAACGTCAGCTCCGCCACCGCGTCCTGGTGCAGACCCAAGGGCTGCTGGCGGCGCGGCGAGGCGGCGGCCCCTCCGCGCTGGTCGCGGCGATCGGATTGCGCGAAGCAGAGGGGCGAGGCGAGGGGATGGGCTACATCTTGGTGGGCGCGCGGGGCGAGCGCCTAGCCGGCGCCCTGCGTGCTTCGCCGCCGGAGCCGGGGTGGCTGGAACATCTCGACTTCGAGGACGGTGGCGGCGCGCGCGGCGTCGCCCAGGCCCTGACCACGGCCTTGCCGGGAGGCGGCCGGCTGGTGGTCGCCGCCGACCGCGCGCCGGTCGACGCCGCGGATCTGGCACTGCTCAAGGTCTTCGCTGCGGCGCTTTCGATCACGCTGCTGCTGGGCGTGGGCGGGGCCGGATTTCTCGGGGCGATCATTCAGCGACGCCTGGCCCAGATCAGCGCCGCGGCCCAGGCGATCGTCGACGGCGATCTGACCCGCCGCATGCCGCGCGACCCGGCGTCCCAGGAGTTCGACGCGCTGGCCGCCACTCTCAACCACATGCTCGACCGCATGCAGGTGCTGATGGAAACCCTGCAGCAGGTCTCCAGCGACATTGCCCATGACCTGCGCACGCCGCTGACCCGCCTTCATGGGGTTCTGGAGACGGCGCTAGGCCAGCCCGCCGGTGACGGCGACCAGGGCGCCCGGCTAGCCCTGATGCGCGCTTCAGCCCACGCCGAGGAGATCCTCGACCT encodes:
- a CDS encoding response regulator transcription factor codes for the protein MRILIAEDDDETADHLAQALRAVGHGVSRTDNGVQALLMAMNEVFDVLILDRMLPGMDGLQVVKMLRAGGVSTPALMLTAMSRIADRVEALENGADDYLIKPYAFSELHARLNLIARRASVARPEKALVVLDLELDLQRRVVRRGGKRLDLQPREITMLEVLMRNPHRFMTRAMLLEAVWELGFNPRTNIVETHISRLRAKLNAGFATDAIITQRGSGYMIRSE
- a CDS encoding HAMP domain-containing sensor histidine kinase, with amino-acid sequence MIRLFPRSTRGLVLLIAGLLSLATLILGLIVYRVSHEALERQLRHRVLVQTQGLLAARRGGGPSALVAAIGLREAEGRGEGMGYILVGARGERLAGALRASPPEPGWLEHLDFEDGGGARGVAQALTTALPGGGRLVVAADRAPVDAADLALLKVFAAALSITLLLGVGGAGFLGAIIQRRLAQISAAAQAIVDGDLTRRMPRDPASQEFDALAATLNHMLDRMQVLMETLQQVSSDIAHDLRTPLTRLHGVLETALGQPAGDGDQGARLALMRASAHAEEILDLFAALLRIAEIESLEVRAGFQHVDLSGLVERCLDALRPDVEAAGYVLRARIDPGLAVEGDKHLLSQLLVNLIENAARHTPLGTLIVVSLAATASDAVLCVRDNGPGITADKHEVVLRRFSRLEQSRHKPGHGLGLTLAGAVARAHVSTLRLEDARPGLAVSLTLSRA